One Candida dubliniensis CD36 chromosome 1, complete sequence genomic region harbors:
- a CDS encoding peroxisomal 2,4-dienoyl-coA reductase, putative (sporulation-specific in S. cerevisiae;~Similar to S. cerevisiae SPS19), with product MPNTLNQSYVEKGAWKQDLFKGKVVFITGGAGSICRVQAEALVLLGANAAIIGRNQDKTEIAAKEIASLRTNSKVIGIGNIDVRKIDNLKQAVDKTVKELGRIDFVIAGAAGNFLCDFNHLSSNAFKSIVDIDLLGSFNTVKATFEQLRTNKGAILFVSATLHYYGVPFQIGVGAAKAGVDALSNALAVELGPLGIRSNAIAPGPIDGTEGMSRLSRSSKDETIKNVPLQRLGTTQDIADGTVYLFSPAASYVTGDVLVVDGGNWQVSSGVGAKDYPVTLLNAINAPKGGKL from the coding sequence ATGCCAAATACATTAAATCAATCATACGTTGAAAAAGGAGCTTGGAAACAAGATTTATTTAAAGGTAAAGTTGTTTTCATTACTGGTGGAGCTGGATCAATTTGTCGAGTTCAAGCTGAAGCATTAGTTTTATTAGGAGCTAATGCTGCTATAATTGGTAGAAATCAAGATAAAACTGAAATTGCCGCTAAAGAAATTGCTTCATTAAGAACAAATTCTAAAGTTATTGGAATTGGTAATATTGATGTAcgaaaaattgataatttaaaacaaGCAGTTGATAAAACTGTGAAAGAATTAGGtagaattgattttgttattgCTGGAGCTGCAGGGAATTTTCTTTGTGATTTTAATCATTTATCTTCAAATgcttttaaatcaattgttgatattgatttattaggaTCTTTTAATACTGTTAAAGCTACTTTTGAACAATTACGTACCAATAAAGGAGctattttatttgttagTGCCACTTTACATTATTATGGTGTTCCATTTCAAATTGGTGTCGGGGCAGCAAAAGCTGGTGTTGATGCTTTAAGTAATGCTCTTGCCGTTGAATTGGGTCCTTTAGGTATAAGATCAAATGCTATTGCTCCAGGTCCAATTGATGGTACTGAAGGTATGCTGAGATTATCTCGTTCAAGTAAAGATGAAACTATTAAAAATGTTCCATTACAAAGATTAGGTACTACTCAAGATATTGCTGATGGAAcagtttatttattttctcCAGCAGCATCTTATGTCACTGGTGATGTTTTAGTTGTTGATGGAGGTAATTGGCAAGTTTCTTCTGGTGTTGGTGCTAAAGATTATCCTGTGACTCTTCTTAATGCTATTAATGCTCCAAAAGGTGGtaaattataa
- a CDS encoding importin beta-1 subunit, putative (Similar to Mus musculus KPNB1;~Similar to S. pombe KAP95;~Similar to C. albicans KAP95): MDILQILEAALGTADPNQRTQAEIQLNEAANNHFPEYLQLLIEALVNEDAKTEVRMLAGLALKNQLVAKENKTKLAQQERWLKLDGELKSKIKQTSLQALNIIDQKVANTAAQLVAAIADIELPRAEWPELIPTIMENTKTDNPENVKRSSLLAIGYICESADPNNPNILSQASGILIAVVQGAQSSEPSKQVRLTALNALVNSLEFIKFNFENEGERNYIMQVVCEATQADDSELQASAFGCLARIMSLYYRFMSLYMEKALYGLTISGMQSADEKVSCMAVEFWSTVCEEELEIALQKHELGLDSLQASQNPDLITFNFALIASGEVLPTLLTLLTRQNEDPEDDDWSVAMAAGACLQLFAQNIGNYVVEPTIHFVGSNLADKDNWRAREAAVMAFGSILDGPDHEQLKHIIGEALQPILLLIKDSNLQVKETVAWCLGRIADMVVDAIDIETQLPNLLMALVDGLQDHAKVATNCCWTLINLVEQLCTDYYEKDSTIMSPYYSTIIPILIQTSARNDNEYNARASSYEALSTFVTYSAQDTMPIVQNIATEVLGRLESSIILQSQVSTTEDKGNLEELQSNILSLLTNVIRRLNSEVIIAADNLMDRFIKLLDAQEQNSLIEEDIFIAVSALSSAIGGEFIKYLDAFLPYLRKALQNVESPTCITAVGLVADLAQSIGSQMGNYWENLLQLLGNALTNNDSKKELKPAVVSAFGDIATAIGPDFAPYLEFVLRTCTEAGNLQPQDGSLETLDFIFIVRESVLDCFVGIVGGFINQPQALAPAIVTILQYLQKVTLDPQMSTSESVARSAAGLLGDIAAMYPNGEFKQVFAEEWVTDFIKRTRSNPLFDNKTKDAARWARDQQKRQQQLFGQ; the protein is encoded by the coding sequence ATGGatattcttcaaatatTAGAAGCTGCCTTGGGTACAGCTGATCCAAATCAAAGAACTCAAGCAGAAATACAATTGAATGAAGCAGCAAACAATCATTTCCCAGAATatcttcaattattaattgaagcATTAGTTAATGAAGATGCTAAAACTGAAGTAAGAATGTTGGCTGGTCTTGCcttgaaaaatcaattagttgctaaagaaaataaaacaaaattagCTCAACAAGAAAGATGGTTAAAATTAGATGgagaattgaaatcaaaaattaaacaaactTCTCTTCAAGctttaaatataattgatcaaaaagTTGCCAATACTGCTGCTCAATTAGTTGCTGCTATTGCCGATATTGAATTACCTAGAGCAGAATGGCCAGAATTAATACCTACAATTATGGAAAATACCAAGACAGATAATCCAGAAAATGTGAAAAGAAGTTCCCTTTTAGCCATTGGATATATTTGTGAAAGTGCCGATCCAAATAATCCTAATATTTTAAGTCAAGCTAGTGGTATTTTAATTGCTGTTGTTCAAGGTGCTCAAAGTAGTGAACCTTCAAAACAAGTCAGATTAACAGCATTAAATGCTTTAGTAAATTCTTTagaatttataaaatttaattttgaaaatgaaggTGAAAGAAATTATATTATGCAAGTAGTTTGTGAAGCAACTCAAGCTGATGATTCTGAATTACAAGCTAGTGCTTTTGGTTGTTTAGCAAGAATTATGTCATTATATTATCGGTTTATGTCACTTTATATGGAAAAAGCATTATATGGATTAACCATTTCTGGTATGCAAAGTGCTGATGAAAAAGTTTCATGTATGGCAGTTGAATTTTGGTCTACTGTTtgtgaagaagaattagaaattgCTTTACAAAAACATGAATTAGGATTAGATTCTTTACAAGCATCTCAAAATCCTGATTTAATAACTTTTAATTTTGCTCTTATTGCATCAGGTGAAGTATTACCTACTTTATTAACTTTATTGACAAGACAAAATGAAGATcctgaagatgatgattggTCAGTTGCTATGGCTGCTGGTGCTTGTTTACAATTATTTGCTCAAAATATTGGTAATTATGTTGTTGAACCAACTATACATTTTGTTGGATCCAATTTGGCCGATAAAGATAATTGGAGAGCTAGAGAAGCAGCAGTTATGGCATTTGGATCAATTTTGGATGGACCTGATCatgaacaattgaaacataTCATTGGTGAAGCTTTACAACCAATACTTTTATTGATTAAAGATTCTAATTTACAAGTGAAAGAAACCGTTGCTTGGTGTCTTGGAAGAATTGCTGATATGGTTGTTGATGccattgatattgaaactCAATTAcctaatttattaatggcATTAGTTGATGGATTACAAGATCATGCTAAAGTAGCAaccaattgttgttggacATTGATCAATTTGGTGGAACAATTGTGTACTGATTATTATGAAAAGGATAGTACTATAATGTCACCATATTATTCCACCATTATCCCGATTTTAATTCAAACTTCTGCTagaaatgataatgaatataatgCTAGAGCTTCATCATATGAAGCTCTTTCAACATTTGTCACTTATAGTGCTCAAGATACTATGccaattgttcaaaataTTGCTACTGAAGTATTGGGACGTTTAGAATCGAGTATTATATTACAAAGTCAAGTCAGTACCACTGAAGATAAGGGGAATTTAGAAGAATTACAATCGAAtattttatctttattaaCTAATGTCATTAGAAGATTAAACAGTGAAGTCATAATAGCAGCCGATAATTTGATGGatagatttattaaattactTGATGCTCAAGAacaaaattcattaattgaagaagatattTTCATTGCTGTATCTGCTCTTTCTAGTGCTATTGGTGGtgaattcattaaatatttagATGCATTTTTACCATATTTAAGAAAAGCTTTACAAAATGTTGAATCACCAACTTGTATTACTGCTGTGGGATTAGTTGCTGATTTGGCTCAATCAATAGGATCTCAAATGGGTAATTATTGGGAAAATCTTTTACAATTACTTGGTAATGCATtaacaaataatgattcgaaaaaagaattgaaaccaGCAGTTGTTTCTGCATTTGGTGATATTGCCACTGCTATTGGACCTGATTTTGCTCCATATCTTGAATTTGTGTTGAGAACATGTACTGAAGCAGGTAATCTTCAACCTCAAGATGGTTCACTTGAAACTTtggattttattttcattgtAAGAGAATCAGTATTGGATTGTTttgttggtattgttgGAGGATTTATAAATCAACCTCAAGCTTTAGCACCAGCAATTGTCACCATATTAcaatatttacaaaaagTTACTCTTGATCCACAAATGTCAACTAGTGAATCGGTTGCTCGTTCAGCAGCTGGTCTTTTGGGTGATATTGCAGCAATGTATCCAAATGGTGAATTTAAACAAGTTTTTGCTGAAGAATGGGTCActgattttattaaaagaacTCGATCAAAtccattatttgataataaaactaaagaTGCAGCAAGGTGGGCTAGAgatcaacaaaaaagacaacaacaactttttggtcaataa
- a CDS encoding autophagy protein (5), putative (Similar to S. cerevisiae ATG5): MEDIDNLAEIKKKLWNGSINVKILLKFEDQTIEYLLIIPRNSYFPMVFPQIIRYFENFITSIELNKIPVWLEFEKVPLKWNLPVGVLYDYLYLPALLNGHDLGCWTISMKYEPVYPMEHIIPFDEKLPDGQIDYMKTMNRVLMNQLKQSCFVLNGTAKPIMQLSEDNSNKLWKSLISRNLGDFNVLNKKIIKTIDKIPVKIYIPGSSTVVQAPISKNQTLQEILSLHTPTLSSITRPYIQGIDVTSLMNQSIREIWQLFKHLDNFLYITLIIL, encoded by the coding sequence atGGAAGATATAGACAATCTAGCggaaattaaaaagaaactatGGAATGGTTCCATTAACGTAAAAATACTATTAAAATTTGAAGATCAAACCATTGAATATCTTTTGATTATTCCAAGAAACTCATATTTCCCAATGGTTTTCCCACAAATAATAcgatattttgaaaacttcATCACAAGTATTGAATTGAACAAGATTCCTGTTTGGTTGGAATTCGAGAAAGTGCCACTTAAATGGAATTTGCCAGTTGGGGTTTTGTACGATTATCTATATTTACCAGCTCTTCTAAATGGGCATGACTTAGGTTGCTGGACTATATCTATGAAATACGAACCCGTATATCCGATGGAGCATATAATTCCTTTCGACGAAAAACTACCAGATGgacaaattgattatatgaAGACAATGAATCGTGttttaatgaatcaattaaaacaatcatGTTTTGTACTTAATGGCACAGCCAAACCAATAATGCAATTAAGTGAagataattcaaataaattatgGAAATCACTAATATCAAGGAACTTAGGTGATTTTAATGtcttgaataaaaaaattataaaaacaATCGATAAGATACCAgtgaaaatatatattccTGGATCTTCAACTGTGGTGCAGGCACCTATATCGAAAAATCAAACGTTACAAGAAATATTGTCATTGCATACCCCTactttatcatcaataactCGTCCTTATATTCAAGGGATTGATGTAACTTCATTAATGAATCAACTGATACGAGAAATTTGGCAACTATTCAAACatttagataattttttatatattactCTAATTATCCTCTAA
- a CDS encoding methyltransferase-like protein, putative (Similar to Drosophila melanogaster METL;~Similar to C. albicans ABP140), protein MSKETKPPLDSRIGKDSPFTFGQRYLESEEDVFNHNAWDHVEWGEEQIQQAQELISKQYDHPVKEFDKNLYNSNPAKYWDLFYKHNRENFFKDRKWLQIEFPSLFKVTNKDYQQSTTILEIGCGAGNTFFPILNQNENENLKIFGCDYSKVAVDLVKSNETFINNHEKGVAYSSVWDLANPEGEIPEDLTPNSVDIVIMVFVFSALHPNQWKQAVANLSKVLKPGGEILFRDYGRYDLAQVRFKKGRLLDDNFYIRGDGTRVYFFTEEELEEIFCIVGPFQKEKIATDRRLLVNRKKQLKMYRNWLQAVFRG, encoded by the coding sequence ATGTCAAAGGAAACCAAACCACCATTAGATTCAAGAATAGGTAAAGATTCACCATTCACATTTGGTCAAAGATATTTAGAGAGTGAAGAAGATGTATTTAATCATAATGCATGGGATCATGTAGAATGGGGTGAAGAACAAATCCAACAAGCACAAGAATTAATTTCTAAACAATATGATCATCCCgttaaagaatttgataaaaatttatataattctaATCCAGCAAAATATTGggatttattttataaacATAATcgagaaaatttttttaaagatCGTAAATGGTTACAAATTGAATTCCcatcattatttaaagTCACCAATAaagattatcaacaatcaacTACAATATTAGAAATTGGATGTGGTGCTGGTAATACATTCTTCccaattttaaatcaaaatgaaaatgaaaatttgaaaatttttggATGTGATTATAGTAAAGTTGCAGTTGATTTAGTGAAATCTAATGAAacatttataaataatcatGAAAAGGGAGTTGCTTATTCATCAGTATGGGATTTGGCTAATCCTGAAGGGGAAATCCCAGAAGATTTAACTCCTAACTCAGTTGATATAGTAATCATGGTGTTTGTGTTTCTGGCATTACATCCAAATCAATGGAAACAAGCAGTTGCCAATTTATCTAAAGTTTTGAAACCTGGTGgtgaaatattatttagAGATTATGGTAGATATGATTTGGCTCAAGTGCGATTCAAAAAAGGGAGATTGTTAGATGACAATTTCTATATTAGAGGTGATGGTACTagagtttattttttcactgaagaagaattggaagaGATATTTTGTATAGTGGGACcatttcaaaaagaaaagattgCTACTGATAGAAGACTATTAGTCaatagaaagaaacaattaaaaatgtACCGTAATTGGCTACAAGCTGTATTTAGAGGATAA
- a CDS encoding uncharacterized protein (ApoA-I binding protein, putative), translating into MSASAPFKTLSAKSAFQLDQELMSTGEFSIDQLMELAGLAVAKTIFKEYPPDETTTGKSNFHPSKVLVLVGPGNNGGDGLVAARHLKLWNYDPIIYYPKRPSSNQLYSRLVKQLQDLDVQELTTLTEVKHLLDSRDSKIKIIIDSLFGFSFKPPLREPFKDLINYLGQNHDHLPPIVSVDIPSGWDVDEGPTETDIQASCLISLTAPKPCAKLFVNSGPDKIHYLGGRFINPRIAKEYGIEDIVNKYQGDELIVKL; encoded by the coding sequence ATGTCTGCATCAGCACCATTTAAAACATTATCTGCCAAATCAGCATTCCAATTGGATCAAGAATTAATGTCAACGGGggaattttcaattgatcaattaatggAACTAGCAGGATTAGCTGTagcaaaaacaattttcaaaGAATATCCTCCTGATGAAACTACTACTGGTAAAAGTAACTTTCATCCTAGTAAAGTTCTTGTATTGGTAGGACCAGGAAATAATGGTGGTGACGGATTAGTTGCTGCTCGTCATTTAAAACTTTGGAATTATGATCccataatttattatccGAAAAGACCAtcatcaaatcaattatattcaCGATTAGTTAAACAATTACAAGATTTAGATGTTCAAGAATTAACTACTTTAACTGAAGTTAAACATTTATTAGATCTGAGAGAttctaaaattaaaattatcattgattcactttttggattttcatttaaacCACCATTAAGAGAACCATTTaaagatttgattaattatcTTGGACAAAATCATGATCATTTACCACCAATTGTCTCGGTTGATATTCCTTCTGGTTGGGATGTTGATGAAGGACCAACTGAAACTGATATTCAAGCATCTTGTTTGATTAGTCTCACAGCACCAAAACCTTGTGCTAAACTTTTTGTAAATAGTGGTCCTGataaaattcattatttgggtggaagatttattaatcCTCGTATAGCTAAAGAATATGGTATTGAAGATATTGTCAATAAATATCAAGGGGATGAATTAATTGTCAAATTATGA
- a CDS encoding septin, putative (at least 2 different gene models possible, one septin (favoured) and the other one with a 5' extension, related to a homologue of septin;~Similar to C. albicans SEP7;~Similar to C. albicans CDC11;~Similar to S. cerevisiae SHS1) → MFTSAKSVALPNTSILTKNEFNPRTINEEPGIALTETHIEIIDDDNQKLLLNIIDTPGFGENLNNELCFIEIENYLKQQFDLVLAEETRIKRNPRFVDTRVHVMLYFITPTGHGLREIDIQCMKRLSKYVNIIPVIGKADSFTLNELQHFKQQIRIDIQKFNVPTFQFDNSLNDYDEDEDYDLIQECKFLTNLQPFAVVTSEDVFEVRESTKGGGNNDKPKIIRARKYPWGLVDINDTRYSDFPILKSVLLGSHLQDLKDLTHDFLYETYRTERLTKVTGNGQAFDDEENEDAEFHDTVEHQLNDSSRGGVSGGVNDTNNNSTIPSMSNLAQLTNSTNDHDPNHIDNNSITSTSSSIKKSTSMLIDDHQSSSPKLKNISSFTSSTSTVSLEGGEKEGSSGQHHHERGANNNAFKRLSIGPQRNQLRQISETVPYVLRHERILERQQKLEEMEQASARELANRAALLEKKAAQLKAKEKALRQLELNRQQKQDSATSSLHRKESDISTSSNIHQGGGDVDGYGKSDSVKNNANGNKNGRQGHDQGHGQDYDNSEYHHHDDSTPNYETSRLQKDETLTDLHSIVSNH, encoded by the coding sequence ATGTTTACATCGGCCAAATCAGTGGCATTACCAAATACTTCTATATTAACTAAGAATGAATTTAATCCTAGAACTATAAATGAAGAACCTGGTATTGCTTTGACTGAAACtcatattgaaattattgatgatgataatcaaaaattattattgaatattataGATACACCAGGATTTGgagaaaatttgaataatgaattgtgttttattgaaattgaaaattatttgaaacaacaatttgatttagtaTTAGCTgaagaaacaagaattaaaagaaatccTCGTTTTGTTGATACTAGAGTACATGTTATGTTATACTTTATTACTCCTACTGGACATGGATTAAGAGAAATTGATATACAATGTATGAAAAGATTGAGTAAATATGTCAATATTATTCCTGTTATTGGTAAAGCTGATTCATTTACTTTAAATGAATTGCAACattttaaacaacaaattagaattgatattcaaaaatttaatgttccaacttttcaatttgataattctttaaatgattatgatgaagatgaggATTATGATTTGATTCAAGAATGTAAATTTTTAACCAATTTACAACCATTTGCTGTTGTCACTTCAGAAGATGTTTTTGAAGTTAGAGAATCAACTAAAGGAGGtggtaataatgataaaccCAAAATTATAAGAGCAAGAAAATATCCTTGGGGGTTAgttgatattaatgatacTAGATATAGTGATTTCCCTATTTTGAAATCGGTATTGTTGGGGTCTCATTTACaagatttgaaagattTGACTCATGATTTCTTGTATGAAACTTATAGAACTGAAAGATTGACCAAAGTTACTGGGAATGGACAAGcgtttgatgatgaagaaaatgaagatgCCGAATTCCATGATACTGTTGAACATCAACTCAATGATTCCAGTAGAGGTGGAGTTAGTGGTGGGGTCAATgataccaataataattctacAATCCCATCAATGTCTAATTTGGCTCAATTGACAAATAGTACCAATGATCATGATCCAAATCATATTGATAACAATTCAATAACATCAACTAGTTCATCAATAAAGAAGTCCACTTCAATGTTGATAGATGATCatcaatcatcatcaccgaaattgaaaaatataagTTCTTTTACATCATCTACTTCGACTGTATCACTTGAAGGTGGTGAAAAGGAAGGTAGTAGTGGtcaacatcatcatgaAAGAGGAGCCAATAATAATGCCTTTAAAAGATTGTCAATCGGACCTCAACGTAATCAATTGCGTCAAATTTCAGAGACTGTACCTTATGTGTTGAGACATGAAAGAATTTTGGAGagacaacaaaaattggaagaaaTGGAACAAGCAAGTGCCCGAGAATTGGCTAATAGAGCTGCACTTTTGGAAAAGAAGGCAGCACAATTGAAGGCTAAAGAAAAGGCTTTAAGacaattagaattaaatagacaacaaaaacaagacCTGGCTACTTCAAGTTTACATAGAAAAGAAAGTGATATTAGCACCAGCAGTAATATTCATCaaggtggtggtgatgttGATGGTTATGGTAAATCTGACCTGGTCAAGAATAATGCTAATGGGAATAAAAATGGTCGTCAAGGACATGATCAAGGACATGGTCAAGATTATGATAATTCAgaatatcatcatcatgatGATAGTACACCAAATTATGAAACTTCAAGATTGCAAAAGGATGAAACTTTGACTGATTTACATTCAATTGTAAGCAATCATTAG
- a CDS encoding dolichyl pyrophosphate phosphatase, putative (Similar to S. cerevisiae CAX4;~Similar to C. albicans CAX4), whose product MLDYNPVPFDHTYILYDPNDIIAKICVQFSLLPIYLMVFYTSWFLITREIEPIIIVAGHLINELINKIIKVSIKSPRPDFHKNFGRDSGSYSMTYGFPSAHSQFMGFFAGYYICVILLKVPMPKSSKKPICLFAGLSMIGVAFSRVYLLYHSNVQVIAGLITGITLGITYFIITSIARDIGLVEWILNWPIVKFFYIKDTYYHIYQTFAEEYQVYLQLRREKKGLLSSLALGDEKN is encoded by the coding sequence ATGTTAGATTATAATCCAGTTCCATTTGATCATACTTATATTTTATATGATCCTAATGATATAATAGCTAAAATTTGTGttcaattttcattattaccTATATATCTTATGGTATTTTATACATCATGGTTTTTAATTACTAGAGAAATTGAACcaataattattgttgctggtcatttaattaatgaattaattaataaaattattaaagtttcaattaaatctcCTAGACCTGATTTCCATAAAAATTTTGGTCGTGATAGTGGATCTTATAGTATGACTTATGGATTCCCATCAGCTCATTCTCAATTTATGGGATTTTTCGCTGGTTATTATATATGtgttatattattaaaagttCCAATGCCAAAATCAAGTAAAAAaccaatttgtttatttgcTGGGTTAAGTATGATTGGTGTAGCTTTTTCAAgagtttatttattatatcatTCAAATGTTCAAGTGATTGCTGGTTTAATCACTGGAATTACTTTAGGTATTACTTATTTTATAATAACTTCAATTGCAAGAGATATTGGACTTGTTGAATGGATTTTAAATTGGCCAATTGTTAAATTCTTTTATATTAAAGATACTTATTatcatatttatcaaaCTTTTGCTGAAGAATATCAAGTTTATTTACAACTTagaagagaaaagaaaggtTTATTATCATCTCTTGCCCTTGgagatgaaaaaaattaa
- a CDS encoding ADP-ribosylation factor GTPase-activating protein, putative (Similar to S. cerevisiae GCS1;~Similar to C. albicans GCS1) yields MSIDPETRRKLLNLQKTGENKKCFDCSAPNPQWASPKFGIFICLECAGVHRGLGVHISFVRSITMDQFKPEETLRMEIGGNARLKKYFNDNGVGLTLSPKQKYDNYVAEDYKEMLTCEVEGKEFVAKDHSGEKLPDINSDTNTNTSTSTTNTPGISRGRPGPLTNEQKQKNEAYFADLGAKNDQRPDHLPPSQGGKYGGFGNTPTPTTTTNNNNNNTNNTSSLSSFTLDNFQNDPLGTFTKGWGLFSSSVVKSVQEVNNSVIKPSIDQIQSSEITGQAKTAMAQFGQKMQETGKYGQETFQTFTKDINENGLNKTLDNTFGGFFGHKNNQDKEFPQAFGFKKPDNGIKYESLSGGSKKNDEDDKWDDF; encoded by the coding sequence ATGTCTATTGATCCAGAAACTCGtagaaaattattaaatttacaaaaaaccggtgaaaacaaaaaatgttTTGATTGTTCAGCACCAAATCCTCAATGGGCTTCACCTAAATTTGGgattttcatttgtttaGAATGTGCTGGAGTACATAGAGGTTTAGGAGTTcatatttcatttgttaGATCAATTACAATGGATCAATTTAAACCAGAAGAAACTCTTAGAATGGAAATTGGTGGGAATGcaagattgaaaaaatattttaatgataatggtgTGGGATTAACTTTAtcaccaaaacaaaaatatgaTAATTATGTCGCTGAAGATTATAAAGAAATGTTGACATGTGAAGTTGAAGGTAAAGAATTTGTTGCCAAAGATCATAGTGGTGAAAAATTACCTGATATTAATTCAGAtaccaataccaatacTAGTACTAGTACTACCAATACACCAGGAATATCTAGAGGACGTCCTGGTCCTTTAACCAATGaacaaaaacagaaaaatgAAGCTTATTTTGCTGATTTGGGTGCTAAAAATGATCAAAGACCAGATCATTTACCACCATCACAAGGTGGGAAATATGGTGGATTTGGTAATACTCCAACACCAACTACTacaactaataataataataataatactaataatactagTTCTTTATCATCTTTCACTCttgataattttcaaaatgatCCTCTTGGTACATTTACTAAAGGATGGGGgttattttcatcatcagtaGTTAAATCAGTACAAGAAGTTAATAATTCAGTTATAAAACCAAGTATAgatcaaattcaaagtaGTGAAATTACTGGTCAAGCTAAAACTGCTATGGCTCAATTTGGTCAAAAAATGCAAGAAACTGGGAAATATGGTCAAGAAACTTTCCAAACTTTTACTAAAgatataaatgaaaatggttTAAATAAAACTTTAGATAATACATTTGGAGGATTTTTCGGtcataaaaataatcaagaTAAAGAATTTCCTCAAGCCTTTGGATTTAAAAAACCTGATAATGGTATTAAATATGAAAGTTTATCTGGTGgatcaaagaaaaatgatgaagatgataaaTGGGATGATTTTTAA